A single Acidobacteriota bacterium DNA region contains:
- a CDS encoding amidohydrolase family protein, which produces MKTLRIGLIRAIAILLAGLLPAGLSAQTIVLTDVNVIDGNGGPVQEGMTIVIAGQRIASIVQGPYESSGADDAAQVHDLDGAWVLPGFWNMHAHLSVMFPDNPALAGERMPSKVIRAGLNSIDGLRHGFTSVRSVGEEDYIDVAWQQAFDHGFFLGPRVFASGEPVSPTAGHRGYVEEGADGVAAIRKEVRRRVQKGARVIKLFSVEMLPDELETAVQTAHSLGVHVTSHVREPGALAAVKAGVDCLEHGYGLTDETIELMAEKGTFYTPTIICNLSAGYIAEREARLAELGYAEDEDIVRLRTMVAFADERSPEFALEQRRILAKAAKAGVKLLIGSDSMPVGEMGFLEMEQFVISGVSEMDTIIAATRNAAEVQGVLDVLGTVEEGKLADLVVLGANPLENISNVRETVMVLKGGVIVDLDAQLGTSTYWDYYGSMELPEGFLAESEEAAGFQRGNTASDQ; this is translated from the coding sequence ATGAAAACGCTCCGCATCGGTCTGATTCGGGCGATCGCGATACTCCTTGCCGGCTTGCTGCCGGCCGGCCTCTCCGCGCAGACGATCGTCCTGACGGACGTCAACGTCATCGACGGCAACGGCGGTCCGGTGCAGGAGGGGATGACGATCGTCATCGCGGGCCAGCGGATCGCGTCGATCGTGCAGGGACCGTACGAGTCATCAGGAGCCGACGACGCGGCCCAGGTCCACGATCTCGACGGCGCCTGGGTGCTGCCCGGGTTCTGGAACATGCACGCCCACCTGAGCGTGATGTTCCCGGACAACCCCGCCCTTGCCGGCGAACGGATGCCGTCCAAGGTCATCCGCGCTGGGCTGAACTCGATCGACGGGCTGCGCCACGGCTTCACCAGCGTGCGCTCGGTGGGCGAGGAGGACTACATCGACGTCGCCTGGCAGCAGGCGTTCGACCATGGCTTCTTCCTCGGTCCGCGGGTCTTCGCCAGCGGCGAGCCGGTGAGCCCGACCGCGGGACATCGCGGTTACGTCGAGGAAGGCGCGGACGGCGTGGCAGCGATCCGCAAGGAGGTGCGAAGACGCGTCCAGAAAGGCGCCAGGGTGATCAAGCTGTTCAGCGTCGAGATGCTGCCGGACGAGCTGGAGACGGCGGTCCAGACGGCGCACAGCCTCGGAGTTCACGTCACCTCGCACGTCCGCGAACCGGGGGCGCTTGCCGCGGTCAAGGCCGGGGTGGACTGTCTCGAGCACGGCTACGGGCTCACCGACGAGACGATCGAGCTGATGGCCGAGAAGGGAACGTTCTACACCCCGACGATCATCTGCAACCTGAGCGCCGGGTACATCGCCGAGCGCGAGGCGCGCCTGGCCGAGTTGGGCTACGCCGAGGACGAGGACATCGTGCGGCTGCGCACGATGGTCGCCTTCGCGGACGAACGATCGCCGGAGTTCGCGCTCGAACAGCGGCGGATCCTGGCCAAGGCCGCCAAGGCGGGCGTCAAGCTGCTGATCGGCTCGGACTCCATGCCGGTCGGCGAGATGGGATTCCTGGAGATGGAGCAGTTCGTCATCTCCGGAGTCAGCGAAATGGACACGATCATCGCGGCAACGCGAAACGCGGCCGAGGTACAGGGTGTGCTCGACGTGCTCGGCACGGTGGAGGAGGGGAAGCTGGCGGACCTGGTCGTCCTGGGGGCCAACCCGCTCGAGAACATCTCGAACGTCCGAGAGACCGTGATGGTGCTCAAGGGCGGCGTGATCGTCGACCTCGACGCACAGCTCGGAACGTCGACCTACTGGGACTACTACGGATCGATGGAACTGCCCGAGGGTTTCCTGGCGGAGTCCGAGGAGGCGGCCGGCTTCCAGCGCGGCAACACGGCATCGGATCAATAG
- a CDS encoding penicillin-binding transpeptidase domain-containing protein produces the protein MLVLALAVAAVLSFRVRQDVRQARVDLRMAEAAIGGADFAELAERAPQLLGLAARQAAGESRWREVADLYDEYAEHLPPALLEAAEVELGLNRPVTADAAAGSGEAAAESVVEPPASAFERRLRRAQLVDASGVQQLLFDRRGRPLGSIGDDRSLTLEEDLPAGLVPPELATHLLPPALQPPGLAAAGPGAMATSTAGARALRLTIDRAWSEAAARALGREEGAITILELPSGAVLTAVSNRNRRSRWRARGDSVLDPREPASIAKLITTTAAMRAGLDPDEEIASMTCRGSVLMDGERLYCAAIRGRLRGLTDAMASSCNVSFARLAMDVGDRALVEEYERYGFVIGGAQGEAVPKNAIGVVHEYRHPGKRLGDLSIGLEEASITPLGAAVFAATLSDGLRREPRFVLQADGLLGISPRTPVANDPQAVPVLDPSWLPALHESMRAVVSPGGTANRVAPRRLQVAMKTGTARGPDKPFHVNYAGFFPAGGGQPPRFAFAVRVTGQPTSSRVRRAGYAVTNRLLRALDGLVGDEIDAAARDSLRLTGATGAGP, from the coding sequence GTGCTGGTCCTGGCGCTCGCGGTGGCAGCCGTCCTTTCGTTCCGGGTCCGGCAGGACGTGCGCCAGGCGCGTGTCGATCTGCGGATGGCGGAAGCGGCGATAGGGGGCGCGGACTTCGCAGAGCTCGCCGAGAGGGCGCCGCAACTGCTCGGCCTTGCCGCCCGGCAGGCGGCCGGAGAGAGTCGCTGGCGGGAGGTGGCGGATCTCTACGACGAGTACGCCGAGCACCTGCCGCCGGCACTGCTGGAGGCTGCCGAAGTCGAACTCGGGTTGAACCGTCCGGTTACCGCGGATGCGGCGGCCGGTTCTGGCGAGGCGGCGGCGGAGTCCGTGGTCGAACCGCCCGCGTCGGCCTTCGAGCGGCGGCTGCGCCGGGCGCAGTTGGTCGACGCCTCGGGTGTCCAGCAACTGCTGTTCGACCGTAGGGGCCGGCCGTTGGGATCGATCGGCGATGACCGTTCCCTGACCCTGGAAGAGGATCTGCCGGCGGGGCTCGTTCCGCCCGAGCTGGCGACGCACCTGCTTCCCCCCGCTCTTCAGCCGCCCGGTCTGGCCGCCGCGGGACCGGGGGCGATGGCCACTTCCACGGCCGGCGCGAGGGCGCTGCGGCTGACGATCGACCGGGCCTGGAGCGAGGCGGCTGCCAGGGCGCTGGGACGGGAGGAGGGAGCGATCACGATCCTCGAGCTTCCGTCGGGTGCGGTGTTGACGGCGGTCAGCAACCGGAACCGAAGAAGCCGCTGGCGGGCGCGCGGCGACAGCGTGCTCGACCCGCGCGAGCCGGCCTCGATCGCCAAGCTGATCACCACGACGGCCGCGATGCGGGCCGGCCTCGACCCGGACGAGGAGATCGCCAGCATGACCTGCCGGGGCTCGGTGCTGATGGACGGCGAGCGTCTGTACTGCGCCGCTATCCGCGGGCGCCTCAGGGGGCTTACCGACGCGATGGCGAGCAGTTGCAACGTCTCGTTCGCCCGGCTCGCGATGGACGTTGGCGACCGGGCCCTGGTGGAGGAGTACGAGCGCTACGGCTTCGTGATCGGCGGCGCTCAGGGTGAGGCCGTGCCGAAGAACGCCATCGGCGTGGTGCACGAGTACCGCCATCCAGGCAAGCGGCTCGGCGATCTCTCGATCGGCCTGGAGGAGGCGTCCATCACGCCTCTCGGCGCCGCAGTGTTCGCCGCCACGCTCTCTGACGGGCTGCGCCGCGAGCCCCGGTTCGTCCTGCAGGCGGACGGCCTGCTCGGCATCTCGCCGCGGACGCCGGTCGCCAACGACCCGCAGGCCGTCCCGGTCCTGGATCCGTCCTGGTTGCCGGCGCTCCACGAGTCGATGCGCGCCGTCGTGTCGCCGGGCGGTACCGCGAACCGGGTCGCCCCGCGGCGGCTGCAGGTGGCGATGAAGACGGGCACCGCGCGCGGTCCGGACAAGCCGTTCCACGTGAATTACGCCGGCTTCTTCCCCGCGGGCGGCGGGCAGCCGCCTCGCTTCGCCTTCGCGGTCCGGGTGACCGGCCAACCGACCTCGTCGCGCGTTCGGCGCGCGGGCTATGCGGTGACGAATCGTCTGCTGCGGGCCCTCGATGGTCTGGTCGGCGACGAGATCGACGCCGCTGCTCGTGATTCGCTGCGGCTTACGGGAGCGACCGGAGCGGGACCGTGA
- a CDS encoding amidohydrolase family protein: MKRNTNRTRGALPVTLVLLLPIAAAAQTTVLTNATVIDATGAPPIDDAAVVIEGNRIAAIHTPSSSAPNPGDDGRVLDLGGAYVLPGLWNNHSHLGDLLPDPKGLLEDEPLPRAMIRAGRNAIDALKAGFTTLRITGDRDFIDVAWKEAFDSGAFVGPRIVAGGPPLSTDGDTDWLVRTGKGPEGIRAVVADNIANGVQLIKFLGSRMPAEELIAGIEEAHRHGVPVTIHGGDRTARIGAMAGAESMEHGNDLSDDTIRMMAEAGMFLDPTIQCNLSDEFIVERERLIAEAGYVAPPEVIEGRVRVSRADERSPEYANHARDVINKAYAAGIRLTTGSDSNPISEIGILEIEQFVFHGIPAMGAIQAATRNSAEMMGMLDDLGTVEVGKLADLIVLEKNPLEHISHLRSLSMVIKDGKVVNRSQDEGQASFWELYLQD; the protein is encoded by the coding sequence ATGAAGCGGAACACAAACAGGACCCGCGGAGCTCTTCCGGTAACTCTCGTTCTGCTGCTGCCCATCGCAGCCGCCGCCCAGACGACCGTCCTCACCAACGCCACCGTCATCGACGCTACCGGCGCGCCGCCGATCGACGACGCCGCGGTCGTCATCGAGGGCAACCGGATCGCCGCGATCCACACGCCGTCGTCCTCCGCGCCGAACCCCGGCGACGATGGCCGCGTCCTCGACCTCGGCGGCGCCTACGTCCTGCCGGGCCTGTGGAACAACCACTCCCATCTCGGCGACCTGCTGCCGGACCCGAAGGGCCTGCTCGAGGACGAACCGCTGCCGCGGGCCATGATTCGGGCCGGCCGCAATGCGATCGACGCGCTGAAGGCCGGCTTCACGACGCTGCGGATCACCGGCGACCGCGATTTCATCGACGTCGCCTGGAAGGAGGCGTTCGATTCCGGCGCCTTCGTCGGGCCGCGGATCGTCGCCGGCGGCCCGCCGCTCTCGACCGACGGCGACACGGACTGGCTGGTTCGGACCGGCAAGGGGCCGGAGGGGATCCGGGCGGTCGTCGCCGACAACATCGCGAACGGGGTCCAGCTCATCAAGTTCCTGGGCAGCCGGATGCCGGCCGAGGAGTTGATCGCCGGGATCGAGGAAGCGCATCGACACGGCGTTCCGGTCACCATCCATGGCGGGGACAGGACGGCCCGGATCGGCGCTATGGCCGGCGCCGAGAGCATGGAGCACGGCAACGACCTCTCCGACGACACGATCCGGATGATGGCTGAGGCGGGGATGTTCCTCGACCCGACGATCCAGTGCAACCTGAGCGACGAGTTCATCGTCGAGCGGGAACGGCTGATCGCGGAGGCCGGGTACGTTGCGCCACCGGAAGTCATCGAAGGCCGGGTGCGGGTCTCCCGCGCCGACGAACGGAGCCCGGAGTACGCGAACCACGCGCGCGACGTGATCAACAAGGCATACGCGGCGGGCATCCGCCTGACCACCGGCAGCGACTCGAACCCGATCTCGGAGATCGGGATTCTCGAGATCGAACAGTTCGTCTTCCACGGCATCCCGGCGATGGGCGCCATCCAGGCGGCGACCCGCAATAGCGCCGAGATGATGGGCATGCTGGACGACCTGGGCACGGTCGAGGTCGGCAAGCTCGCCGACCTGATCGTGCTCGAGAAGAACCCGCTCGAGCACATCTCGCACCTGCGCAGCCTGTCCATGGTGATCAAGGACGGCAAGGTCGTGAACCGCTCGCAGGACGAGGGTCAGGCCAGCTTCTGGGAGCTGTACCTGCAGGACTGA
- a CDS encoding tetratricopeptide repeat protein, protein MTTDAGGGKRPVRRRYRPAIGPRLKPLLWVVFGLFALLAVNSFYLSGVRAAEVATGETYQNWFYISMFLLHLAVGALFVLPVIWFGLAHMRNARNRPNRRAVKVGYALFGTALVLLFSGIVLTRIEGVITVNDPTVRGVAYWLHVLAPLVAVWLFVLHRLAGKRINWRIGGRVAAAAVVLVGVALVLQFQDPRAWNVEGPASGEQYFFPSLARTASGGFIPEHALSNDAYCVECHADVHSRWAYSAHRFSSFNNPAYSFSVQQTRDKAYERSGDVQASRFCAGCHDPVVFFSGAFDDPEFDVDQPSAHAGITCTSCHAITHINSPRGNADYTIEEPQHYPFAFSDSAMLRYVNHQLVKAKPELHKRTFLKPLHATPEFCGSCHKVHLPEELNHYKFLRGQNHYDSHLLSGVSGHGVASFYYPPKAEPNCNGCHMELLPSEDFGSRRYAESEQPDVTQVHDHLFPSANTGIPHLLDFPDWVIEAHREFNEGVVDVDVFGVKPGGTIEDGLIAPLRPEVPALEPGEDYLLEVVVRTLGLGHHLTQGTADSNQLWLDVEVRDELGNLVGRSGGLGEGNRVDPWSHFINVYMLDRDGKRIDRRNAEDIFVPLYDHQIPPGAGEVVHYRLEVPPAGVAAALTVEAALRYRKFDTTYLRHIYGPGTANELPILDLARDSVTFQVNGAAASGSAAELPAAAVREPGKPLWQRWNDYGIGLLRKGGTGRGELRQAIEAFTRVEELGRPDGPLNLARVYLAQGTVRDSAIAALERAAAFDPPAPSWSVAWFSGLVNLQNGAVDEAISNFRSILEADSEEMRRRGFDFSRDVRLHNELGLALFERAKRERGPARAEARAERLHEARESFERALVIDPENVTAHYNLGLIHAQLGDSENAVRHRELHARYKPDDNARDRAIAIARRADPAADHAAEAIVIYDLHRPERFEGSRAAVAGGGG, encoded by the coding sequence GTGACCACGGACGCGGGCGGCGGGAAACGACCCGTTCGCCGGCGCTACCGGCCAGCCATCGGCCCGAGGCTGAAACCGCTGCTGTGGGTGGTTTTCGGGCTCTTCGCCCTGCTCGCGGTCAACTCCTTCTACCTGTCCGGGGTGCGCGCGGCGGAAGTGGCGACCGGCGAGACTTACCAGAACTGGTTCTACATCTCGATGTTCCTGCTGCACCTGGCGGTGGGTGCCCTGTTCGTGCTGCCGGTCATCTGGTTCGGTCTCGCCCACATGCGCAATGCCCGGAACCGTCCCAATCGCCGCGCCGTGAAGGTCGGCTACGCGCTGTTTGGAACGGCGCTCGTCCTGCTCTTCAGCGGCATCGTGCTGACCCGGATCGAGGGCGTGATCACGGTGAACGACCCCACTGTCCGCGGCGTCGCCTACTGGCTCCACGTGCTGGCGCCACTGGTTGCGGTCTGGCTGTTCGTCCTCCACCGGCTCGCGGGAAAGCGGATCAACTGGCGGATCGGCGGACGGGTGGCCGCGGCGGCCGTGGTGCTGGTCGGCGTCGCCCTGGTGCTTCAGTTCCAGGATCCGAGGGCCTGGAACGTCGAGGGCCCGGCGTCGGGCGAGCAGTACTTCTTCCCGTCGCTGGCGCGCACCGCGAGCGGCGGCTTCATCCCGGAACACGCGCTGAGCAACGATGCGTATTGCGTGGAGTGCCACGCGGATGTCCACAGCCGCTGGGCCTACAGCGCCCACCGATTCAGCTCCTTCAACAATCCGGCGTACAGCTTCTCGGTGCAGCAGACGCGCGACAAGGCGTACGAGCGCTCCGGCGACGTGCAGGCGTCCCGCTTCTGCGCCGGTTGCCATGACCCGGTGGTCTTCTTCTCGGGCGCCTTCGACGATCCGGAGTTCGATGTGGACCAGCCGTCTGCCCACGCGGGGATCACCTGCACCTCGTGCCACGCGATCACCCACATCAACAGCCCGCGCGGCAACGCCGACTACACGATCGAGGAACCCCAGCACTACCCGTTCGCGTTCTCGGACTCCGCAATGCTCCGCTATGTCAACCATCAGCTCGTCAAGGCCAAGCCGGAGCTGCACAAGCGAACGTTCCTCAAGCCCCTGCACGCGACCCCCGAGTTCTGCGGCTCCTGCCACAAGGTCCACCTCCCGGAAGAGCTGAACCACTACAAGTTCCTGCGCGGACAGAACCACTACGACTCGCACCTGCTCTCGGGCGTTTCCGGCCACGGGGTGGCGAGCTTCTACTACCCGCCGAAGGCGGAGCCGAACTGCAACGGCTGCCACATGGAACTGCTGCCGTCGGAGGACTTCGGCTCCCGGCGCTACGCGGAGAGCGAGCAGCCGGACGTCACCCAGGTCCACGATCACCTGTTTCCGTCGGCGAACACGGGCATCCCCCACCTGCTGGATTTCCCGGATTGGGTGATCGAGGCGCACCGCGAGTTCAACGAGGGCGTGGTCGATGTCGACGTCTTCGGCGTCAAGCCGGGCGGCACGATCGAGGACGGGCTGATCGCGCCGCTCCGGCCGGAGGTCCCCGCGCTCGAGCCGGGGGAGGACTACCTGCTGGAGGTCGTCGTGCGCACCCTGGGCCTGGGTCACCACCTGACCCAGGGCACCGCGGACTCGAACCAGCTCTGGCTCGATGTCGAGGTGCGCGACGAGTTGGGCAACCTGGTCGGCCGCAGCGGCGGCCTCGGCGAGGGCAACCGGGTCGATCCCTGGTCGCACTTCATCAACGTCTACATGCTCGACCGGGATGGCAAGCGGATCGACCGCCGCAACGCGGAAGACATCTTCGTGCCGCTCTACGACCACCAGATCCCGCCGGGAGCGGGCGAAGTGGTCCACTACCGGCTGGAGGTGCCGCCGGCGGGCGTTGCCGCCGCGCTGACAGTGGAAGCGGCGCTTCGATACCGGAAGTTCGACACGACCTACCTGCGCCACATCTATGGTCCGGGAACGGCGAACGAGCTGCCGATCCTCGACCTGGCCCGGGACTCGGTGACGTTCCAGGTGAACGGCGCCGCCGCTTCCGGCAGTGCCGCCGAGTTGCCCGCGGCGGCCGTCCGCGAGCCCGGGAAGCCCCTGTGGCAACGCTGGAACGACTATGGCATCGGCCTGCTGCGCAAGGGCGGCACCGGCCGCGGCGAGCTCCGCCAGGCGATCGAGGCCTTCACGCGGGTCGAGGAACTGGGTCGCCCGGACGGTCCCCTCAACCTGGCGCGCGTCTACCTGGCCCAGGGCACGGTGCGGGATAGCGCCATCGCTGCGCTCGAGCGCGCGGCGGCCTTCGATCCGCCGGCGCCGAGCTGGTCGGTCGCCTGGTTCTCGGGCCTTGTCAACCTGCAGAATGGCGCCGTCGACGAGGCGATCTCGAACTTCCGCTCCATCCTCGAGGCGGACAGCGAGGAGATGCGCCGGCGCGGCTTCGACTTCAGCCGGGACGTGCGGCTGCACAACGAACTCGGACTGGCGCTGTTCGAGCGCGCCAAGCGGGAGCGCGGCCCGGCCCGGGCCGAGGCCCGGGCCGAGCGCCTGCACGAGGCCCGCGAGTCGTTCGAGCGGGCCCTCGTCATCGATCCGGAGAACGTGACGGCCCACTACAACCTCGGGCTGATCCACGCCCAGCTCGGCGACTCGGAGAACGCGGTCCGGCACCGCGAGCTCCACGCGCGCTACAAGCCGGACGACAACGCCCGCGACCGGGCGATCGCCATCGCCAGGCGCGCCGACCCCGCGGCCGATCACGCCGCGGAGGCGATCGTCATCTACGACCTGCACCGGCCGGAGCGCTTCGAAGGCAGCCGGGCGGCGGTCGCCGGAGGCGGCGGTTGA
- a CDS encoding CRTAC1 family protein, with translation MTPDRPGEGPEVSEGELAPEDDAVIGRVFARSLKVLAALAAAALIVVALRYVFQAGPEEAVEIPVAAPRAVEAAPRDVPVVAFTDITAEAGIDFVHVNGAAGEALLPETMGAGGAFFDVDRDGDQDLLLVNSTTWDAVLSDSEAGSGTGPTMSLYENDGPGKFADRTAGSGLEVSFYGTGVAVGDVDGDGWTDLFVSAVGPNRLFRNVEGGGFEDVTATAGVAGAGREWSSSSAFFDADGDGDLDLLVGNYVRWSRQIDIEVGYQLTGVGRAYGPPLNYGGTTMDLYRNDGSGVFTDVSEEAGLHILNPATDTPVAKTLGLAPVDIEGDGDIDVVVANDTVRNFLLVNDGSGVFTEDGELYGLAYGRDGAATGAMGADAADFRNDGELGFAIANFANEMTSLYVSQGDPTLWSDEAITAGIGAPSRRVLSFGLFFFDYDLDGRLDLLQVNGHLEDDIEVVEPSQQYRQAPQLFWNAGPDAASTFVPVEPAPGDGLTVELVGRGSSYADIDGDGDLDVLLLQTGDRPLLLRNDQETGHRWLRFLLRGDGERVNRDAIGAWVEVEQETAAGPVVQRRRVMPTRSYQSQVEPIVTIGLGEAASVDDLTRVDVVWPDGSRQVVDVDALDRVVEVTYRSSN, from the coding sequence TTGACGCCGGATCGCCCGGGCGAGGGCCCGGAGGTTTCCGAAGGCGAACTCGCGCCGGAGGACGACGCGGTCATCGGCCGGGTCTTCGCCCGCTCCCTCAAAGTGCTGGCGGCGCTGGCGGCCGCCGCGTTGATCGTCGTGGCGCTCCGCTACGTGTTCCAGGCCGGGCCGGAGGAAGCGGTCGAGATTCCCGTGGCCGCGCCGCGTGCGGTAGAGGCGGCGCCGCGGGACGTACCCGTCGTGGCCTTCACGGACATCACAGCGGAGGCCGGCATCGACTTCGTCCACGTCAACGGCGCCGCGGGGGAGGCCCTGCTGCCCGAGACGATGGGCGCCGGCGGGGCCTTCTTCGATGTCGACCGCGACGGCGACCAGGACCTGCTTCTCGTCAACTCGACGACCTGGGACGCGGTTCTCTCGGACTCGGAGGCTGGGTCGGGTACCGGGCCTACGATGTCACTATATGAGAACGACGGTCCCGGGAAGTTCGCGGACCGCACAGCGGGTTCGGGCCTGGAGGTCAGCTTCTACGGCACGGGCGTCGCGGTGGGCGATGTCGACGGTGACGGCTGGACGGACCTCTTCGTCTCGGCGGTGGGCCCGAACCGGTTGTTCCGCAATGTGGAAGGCGGGGGCTTCGAGGACGTCACGGCAACGGCCGGCGTCGCCGGCGCAGGCAGGGAGTGGAGCAGCAGCAGCGCCTTCTTCGACGCCGACGGTGACGGCGACCTCGATCTCCTGGTCGGAAACTACGTGCGCTGGTCACGGCAGATCGACATCGAGGTCGGCTACCAGTTGACCGGCGTCGGGCGCGCCTACGGGCCGCCGCTCAACTACGGCGGCACGACGATGGACCTCTACCGGAACGACGGCTCGGGCGTGTTCACCGACGTCTCGGAGGAGGCTGGCCTGCACATCCTGAATCCGGCGACGGACACGCCGGTGGCGAAGACCCTCGGACTGGCGCCGGTGGACATCGAGGGAGACGGCGACATCGACGTGGTGGTCGCGAACGACACCGTGCGCAACTTCCTGCTGGTCAACGACGGCAGCGGCGTGTTCACCGAGGACGGGGAACTCTACGGACTGGCCTACGGCCGGGACGGCGCCGCGACCGGTGCGATGGGCGCGGACGCCGCCGACTTCCGCAACGACGGCGAGCTCGGTTTCGCCATCGCGAACTTTGCGAACGAGATGACGTCCCTCTACGTTTCCCAGGGAGACCCGACCCTGTGGAGCGACGAGGCGATCACCGCCGGCATCGGCGCGCCGAGCCGCCGGGTCCTCAGCTTCGGCCTGTTCTTCTTCGACTACGACCTGGACGGACGGCTCGACCTCCTCCAGGTGAACGGCCACCTCGAGGACGACATCGAGGTCGTCGAACCCAGCCAGCAGTACCGCCAGGCGCCTCAGTTGTTCTGGAACGCCGGACCGGACGCGGCGTCGACCTTCGTGCCGGTCGAGCCCGCGCCTGGGGACGGCCTGACCGTGGAACTCGTGGGCCGCGGATCGAGCTACGCCGACATCGACGGCGACGGCGACCTCGACGTGCTGCTGCTCCAGACCGGCGACCGGCCCCTGCTGCTGCGCAACGACCAGGAGACGGGCCACCGCTGGCTGCGCTTCCTGCTCCGCGGCGACGGCGAGCGGGTGAACCGGGACGCCATCGGCGCCTGGGTCGAGGTGGAGCAGGAAACGGCGGCCGGACCGGTCGTTCAGCGTCGACGGGTCATGCCGACCCGGAGCTACCAGAGCCAGGTCGAGCCGATCGTGACGATCGGCCTGGGCGAGGCGGCGTCGGTTGACGACCTGACGCGTGTCGACGTCGTGTGGCCGGACGGTTCGAGGCAGGTGGTGGATGTCGATGCGCTCGACCGAGTCGTCGAAGTGACGTATCGGTCTTCGAACTAG
- a CDS encoding sulfatase-like hydrolase/transferase, producing MKRMTTRNSRIIALGAVAALAWACGAPEADPPAEDSGAGPPNIVLILADDLGYADIGIYGSEIISTPHIDALAASGVLFTDGYVSHPVCSPSRAGLVTGRYQQRHGWEFNPAGRDVNAGMSLDEATLADRLKVLGYRTGMVGKWHLGHQEPHHPMSRGFDEYFGVLEGGSIFIDSSLPGVEYGSRRGEEGPTERRNKVLRGFEEEKVERYLTDVFTDEAVEFIERSAAGDEPFFLYLSHTTPHTPLQATAEYLEGYRHIEDQRTRVYAAMVASLDESVRRVVETLKAQGVYENTLIAFASDNGCAGYIGNACSNGPLFGFKRYHHEGGVRIPFIMSWPAAVDGGQEISHPVITLDYMATFTAAAGEEAETEDSVNLLPYMTGEADGAPHEYLYWRAGASVAIRDAQYKLIKLNRTDFRPDNLRGDGRLQPPEGGWPTDSPHGQLTLLYDLDADVGELNNLAAEQPDVVARLEAELDSWRGTLLDEQILPGVRSTITQIDGEWVQLVF from the coding sequence ATGAAGAGGATGACGACGCGGAACTCCAGGATCATCGCGTTAGGGGCGGTCGCCGCGCTCGCCTGGGCCTGCGGCGCGCCCGAAGCCGATCCCCCGGCCGAGGACTCAGGCGCCGGCCCGCCAAACATCGTGCTGATCCTCGCGGACGATCTCGGCTACGCCGACATCGGCATCTACGGCAGCGAGATCATCTCGACGCCGCACATCGACGCGCTGGCCGCGAGCGGCGTCCTGTTCACGGACGGCTACGTCAGCCACCCGGTGTGCAGCCCGTCGCGGGCCGGCCTCGTGACCGGGCGCTACCAGCAGCGCCACGGCTGGGAGTTCAACCCGGCCGGCCGCGACGTCAACGCCGGTATGAGCCTCGACGAGGCGACGTTGGCCGACCGTCTGAAGGTCCTGGGCTACCGGACCGGCATGGTCGGCAAGTGGCACCTCGGCCACCAGGAGCCCCACCACCCGATGAGCCGCGGCTTCGACGAGTACTTCGGCGTCCTGGAAGGCGGCAGCATCTTCATCGACTCCAGCCTGCCCGGTGTGGAGTACGGCTCGCGTCGCGGCGAAGAGGGGCCGACGGAGCGCCGGAACAAGGTCCTGCGCGGATTCGAGGAGGAGAAGGTCGAGCGTTATCTCACGGACGTCTTCACCGACGAGGCGGTCGAGTTCATCGAGCGCAGTGCGGCCGGGGACGAGCCGTTCTTCCTCTACCTCAGCCACACGACGCCGCACACGCCGCTGCAGGCGACGGCCGAGTACCTGGAGGGGTACCGCCACATCGAGGATCAGCGGACGCGGGTCTACGCGGCGATGGTCGCTTCGCTCGACGAGAGCGTGCGGCGGGTGGTCGAGACGCTGAAGGCTCAGGGCGTGTACGAGAACACGCTGATCGCCTTCGCCAGCGACAACGGCTGCGCCGGCTACATCGGCAACGCCTGCTCGAACGGTCCGCTGTTCGGCTTCAAGCGCTACCACCACGAGGGCGGCGTCCGGATCCCGTTCATCATGAGCTGGCCGGCGGCCGTCGATGGCGGGCAGGAGATCAGTCATCCGGTGATCACGCTCGACTACATGGCGACGTTCACCGCGGCGGCGGGCGAAGAGGCGGAGACCGAAGACAGCGTGAACCTGCTGCCCTACATGACGGGCGAAGCCGACGGCGCGCCGCACGAGTACCTGTACTGGCGGGCCGGCGCGAGCGTCGCGATCCGGGACGCGCAGTACAAGCTGATCAAGCTCAACCGCACGGACTTTCGTCCCGACAACCTGCGCGGGGACGGCCGCCTGCAGCCGCCGGAGGGCGGCTGGCCGACCGACTCGCCGCACGGCCAGCTCACGCTGCTCTACGACCTCGACGCGGACGTGGGCGAACTGAACAACCTGGCGGCGGAGCAACCGGACGTCGTCGCGCGGCTGGAGGCCGAGCTGGATTCCTGGCGCGGGACGCTGCTCGACGAGCAGATCCTCCCCGGCGTGCGCTCGACGATCACCCAGATCGATGGAGAGTGGGTGCAGTTGGTATTCTGA